In Clostridia bacterium, the genomic window CTTCGCGGATGCCTATGGTGATGGCGCCGAACTCTTCCTCTTGCTCGACGGTGGCGAACTGACGGCGCAATAGTTCCAAAAGCGCCAAAAACGTGTTGATCTTTTCGCCCATCGTGTATTCGGGCTCCCCCTCGGCGACCGTAAACAACTCCTCGAAGTGAAGACTGCGCTTCTCTTTGAGCAGGACGATGAGCTCCTTGGTCTTGTCCACCACGGTAAAGCGGTCCTTGACGATGACCTTGGTGTTTTTCTTGGTCTCGGGCGCGTCCACCCCGATGCGGTGCATAATGTGGGCGAAGGCGTCCAGCAAGGCATCCATGTTGAACTCCTCGTCCGCAATGACCACGTTGTAGTCCTTGTGGGTGTACTCGGGCTCGATGCCGAATACGTTGAGCGTCTCGCGGACGTGGAGCATATTCATAGCATCCAAGAAGATGCGGCGCATCTCCAACTCGTCGATGAAAGACTGCTTCTCCTCTTCCAACGCCATGTATTCTTCCTCGGTCTGCGGGAGAAGGGAA contains:
- a CDS encoding segregation/condensation protein A → MEELDLFEGKKETYQIHVNEYSLPMDKLLELINNAEIPIRDVFVGDVTNQYLEYVRTLDAVDFDKAIYFVSYATRILDLKVRSLLPQTEEEYMALEEEKQSFIDELEMRRIFLDAMNMLHVRETLNVFGIEPEYTHKDYNVVIADEEFNMDALLDAFAHIMHRIGVDAPETKKNTKVIVKDRFTVVDKTKELIVLLKEKRSLHFEELFTVAEGEPEYTMGEKINTFLALLELLRRQFATVEQEEEFGAITIGIREGADQITYEDIVGGEAYLYDEDESAKAKKGNK